In Stieleria varia, one genomic interval encodes:
- the smc gene encoding chromosome segregation protein SMC produces the protein MLKALELAGFKSFADRTRFDFPDGITVVVGPNGSGKSNIVDAIKWVLGSQSAKSLRGKDMSDVIFKGSQTRAAANAAEATIIFENADGNLPVDAPEVHVTRRVYRSGESEYLINNQAVRLKDVRDLIRGTGIGIDAYSLIEQGKVDRMLQANAKDRRAIFEEAAGISRFKAKKVEAERRLARVQTNLTRLGDIVDEVGARLKSVRSQASKAERYRQATERLKELRTVVAWTDWAQMQSESDEIKTEFQQANERLSQLEQQREEMTQQRQAADAQLQQIADEAQQLESVRSTLSQTIAELAGRREADKSSVAELRTTIAKALRRVRLLRSQAGSAAAELRGATDRLQAYQDELASVRERAGQVEQHRDKIQQEMDGVLKSRDETQREHLATVRDVADRESARQSIQARIAEAGRLLVTLATRLQAAQSALEAANQEAEKTRLRCSELEQRIQKASADVQIAEAKSQENRRTLSRRQEEHSALKTRLEGVRQRHIVLEDLQRRQEGVSGGVRTLLSDDNGGAKRFASSIRGMVADLIKAETSVAPMIDTALGHRSQYVVVTGTEIQDAVVRSELVIDGRVGLLRADALPATHDADRIKLDGLQGVVGRADRLVQCEPEHLPIVQHLLSSTWVVDSLETAMGLRKLGGKEMRFVTQSGEVLESDGAIVVGKIGTATGLISRRSELIAAAEEIEHYTFQIHDNDEEMARLLELVETQDSELGRAEQAHRALLTQHAAAEAERRHASERVASRQGALEELQSEIQTSSDEQAAAKKEDVGLEARIKQGRETIEALEMRSAEIDEMISETQSALQAATNAVMEVSVDVARAEQKYEALSAAIEQQRRDQGERQAAVDEARGAADAARQRLDMLTARMLDATDQLATLHWDAEQNERKLRLLAEDAARVRQSNRDVIAASEKAMKAAATASEAVHSLNARRDNLVMRMDSLAERLQEDYQIDLRGDEPPEDLQEPENRQEVESEIARLREQLQRTSSVNMEALEELEGLQERYDHLHSQYEDLSAAKDSLQRIIGRINADSRRLFLDTLEAIRQNFQKLYRKSFGGGHADLVLEDSDDPLEAGVEIVATPPGKPSFSNSLLSGGEKALTAVALLMSIFQYRPSPFCVLDEVDAPFDEANIGRFVTVLNEFLDHSKFVVVTHSKKTMTAATTLYGVTMQESGVSKQVSIKFEDVSDDGEITEGEAA, from the coding sequence ATGCTCAAAGCACTCGAACTGGCCGGTTTCAAGAGCTTTGCGGATCGGACGCGTTTCGATTTTCCGGACGGGATCACCGTGGTCGTCGGGCCAAACGGTTCGGGGAAATCCAATATCGTCGATGCCATCAAATGGGTGCTGGGGTCTCAAAGCGCCAAGAGTCTGCGTGGCAAGGACATGTCCGACGTGATCTTCAAGGGATCGCAGACGCGTGCGGCGGCCAATGCGGCCGAAGCCACGATCATCTTTGAAAACGCCGACGGCAATCTGCCGGTCGATGCCCCGGAAGTCCACGTCACGCGGCGGGTGTACCGGAGTGGCGAGAGCGAGTACCTGATCAACAATCAGGCCGTTCGACTGAAGGATGTCCGTGATTTGATCCGTGGCACGGGGATCGGAATCGACGCATACAGTCTGATCGAACAGGGAAAAGTCGATCGGATGTTGCAAGCCAATGCCAAGGATCGTCGCGCGATTTTTGAGGAGGCGGCGGGGATCTCGCGCTTCAAAGCCAAGAAGGTCGAGGCCGAGCGTCGCTTGGCCCGCGTGCAAACCAACTTGACCCGATTGGGTGACATCGTCGACGAAGTCGGCGCGCGGCTGAAAAGCGTTCGCAGCCAGGCCAGTAAGGCCGAGCGTTACCGGCAAGCCACCGAGCGGCTCAAAGAACTGCGAACCGTGGTCGCGTGGACGGACTGGGCGCAGATGCAGTCCGAGTCTGACGAGATCAAAACGGAGTTTCAGCAAGCCAACGAGCGACTGAGTCAACTGGAGCAGCAGCGTGAGGAGATGACTCAGCAGCGTCAAGCTGCCGACGCGCAGTTGCAACAGATCGCCGACGAAGCACAACAGCTCGAGTCCGTCCGGTCGACTTTATCGCAAACGATCGCGGAATTGGCTGGACGCCGAGAGGCCGACAAATCGTCCGTCGCCGAGTTGCGTACGACGATCGCCAAAGCGTTGCGGCGTGTCAGGCTGTTGCGTAGTCAAGCCGGTTCGGCCGCCGCGGAGTTACGCGGCGCCACGGATCGGTTGCAAGCTTACCAAGACGAACTCGCATCTGTGCGTGAACGTGCCGGGCAAGTCGAGCAACATCGCGACAAGATCCAACAGGAAATGGACGGCGTGCTGAAGAGCCGCGATGAGACTCAACGCGAGCACTTGGCCACCGTTCGCGACGTCGCCGATCGTGAATCGGCGCGTCAGAGCATCCAAGCACGGATCGCGGAAGCCGGTCGCTTGCTGGTGACTTTGGCGACACGGTTGCAAGCGGCTCAGTCGGCTCTGGAGGCGGCGAATCAAGAAGCGGAAAAGACACGGCTACGTTGTAGCGAACTGGAACAACGGATTCAAAAGGCGTCCGCCGACGTTCAGATCGCCGAAGCCAAATCGCAGGAAAACCGTCGAACTTTGTCGCGACGTCAAGAAGAACACTCGGCGTTGAAGACGCGGCTGGAAGGTGTGCGTCAGCGGCACATCGTTTTGGAGGATTTGCAAAGACGTCAAGAAGGAGTCTCGGGCGGCGTGCGCACGTTGCTCAGCGATGACAACGGAGGGGCCAAGCGTTTCGCGTCGTCGATTCGCGGGATGGTCGCCGATTTGATCAAGGCCGAAACGTCGGTGGCACCGATGATCGACACGGCGTTGGGTCACCGCAGTCAGTACGTTGTTGTGACGGGCACCGAGATTCAAGATGCTGTCGTGCGTTCCGAGTTGGTCATCGATGGCCGCGTGGGTTTGCTGCGTGCCGACGCGTTGCCCGCGACTCACGATGCGGACCGCATCAAGCTGGATGGCTTGCAAGGAGTCGTGGGGCGTGCCGACCGTTTGGTGCAATGCGAACCCGAGCATCTGCCCATCGTCCAGCACTTGCTCTCCAGCACATGGGTGGTCGATTCGCTGGAGACCGCCATGGGCTTGCGTAAGCTCGGTGGCAAGGAGATGCGGTTCGTCACCCAGTCGGGCGAAGTGCTGGAGAGTGATGGCGCGATTGTGGTCGGCAAGATCGGCACGGCGACCGGTTTGATCAGTCGTCGCAGCGAGTTGATCGCCGCAGCGGAAGAGATCGAGCACTACACGTTTCAGATTCACGACAACGACGAGGAAATGGCACGCTTGCTGGAATTGGTCGAGACGCAAGATTCGGAGCTTGGGCGGGCCGAGCAAGCTCATCGTGCGTTGTTGACTCAGCATGCGGCTGCCGAAGCCGAGCGGCGTCACGCCAGCGAACGTGTGGCGTCGCGTCAGGGAGCACTCGAAGAACTGCAGTCCGAGATTCAGACATCCAGTGACGAGCAAGCGGCGGCCAAGAAAGAAGACGTCGGTCTGGAAGCCCGCATCAAGCAGGGGCGAGAAACCATCGAAGCCTTGGAGATGCGTTCGGCCGAGATCGATGAGATGATCAGCGAGACCCAGTCGGCGTTGCAGGCAGCCACCAACGCGGTGATGGAAGTCTCCGTGGACGTTGCCCGTGCAGAGCAGAAATACGAAGCGCTGTCGGCAGCAATCGAGCAGCAGCGCCGGGATCAGGGCGAGCGACAAGCTGCGGTCGATGAGGCGCGTGGTGCGGCCGATGCGGCGCGACAGCGTTTGGACATGCTGACCGCTCGGATGTTGGATGCGACCGATCAACTCGCCACGCTGCACTGGGACGCAGAGCAGAACGAGCGAAAGCTGCGGTTGTTGGCCGAAGACGCCGCGCGAGTTCGCCAGTCCAACCGGGACGTGATCGCCGCGAGTGAAAAAGCGATGAAGGCGGCTGCGACTGCCAGTGAAGCCGTTCACTCGCTCAACGCGCGTCGCGACAACTTGGTCATGCGGATGGATTCGCTCGCCGAGCGTTTGCAGGAAGACTACCAAATTGATCTTCGCGGCGATGAGCCGCCGGAGGATTTGCAAGAGCCTGAGAACCGACAAGAAGTCGAATCAGAGATCGCGCGTTTGCGTGAACAGTTGCAGCGAACCAGCAGCGTCAATATGGAGGCGCTCGAGGAACTGGAGGGGCTGCAGGAACGCTACGACCATCTGCACTCACAGTACGAAGACTTGTCGGCGGCGAAAGATTCGTTGCAGCGGATCATTGGACGCATCAACGCGGATTCACGGCGATTGTTTCTCGACACACTCGAAGCCATCCGGCAGAACTTTCAAAAGTTGTATCGCAAGTCATTCGGCGGCGGGCATGCGGACTTGGTTTTGGAAGACAGCGACGATCCGTTGGAAGCCGGTGTGGAGATCGTGGCGACACCGCCGGGCAAACCGAGTTTCAGCAACTCGTTGCTCTCCGGTGGTGAGAAAGCGTTGACGGCGGTGGCGTTGTTGATGTCGATTTTCCAGTATCGTCCCAGTCCGTTTTGTGTGTTGGACGAAGTCGACGCGCCGTTTGACGAAGCGAACATTGGTCGATTCGTCACCGTGCTCAATGAGTTCTTGGACCACAGCAAGTTTGTGGTGGTGACGCACAGCAAGAAAACGATGACCGCCGCAACGACGTTGTACGGCGTCACGATGCAGGAATCGGGCGTCAGCAAGCAGGTCTCGATCAAATTCGAAGACGTCAGCGACGACGGCGAGATCACCGAGGGCGAAGCCGCGTAG
- a CDS encoding sodium/glutamate symporter — MTVAFLFVAVLLLMGVVLRQSLGVLRWLFIPASVVAGLIGLVVIQAANAVELPMANLIARNLAETLAKWPGFLIAIVFAGMLLESTPGDSRGSALTNRFTRVGKQGLMVWIIVLGETAVGLLATWLLVQSYFDVPNSFGMLIETGFAGGHGTAAAMGQVYRHPSIDLPSGQDLGVLMATFGLVYGVVSGIGWINLGARLGWIQRTDSQRNATGTLDRERIPIGIQRIDRDTIDPLLLQVIWLALAFGIGLALQSLVSADASWIDSQWIQDTATTDDADKQLNNRLTFSHVLNFPLFIYTLFGGLAVRKLLTVTGHADKIDNATINRLTSTAMEILVVAAIASLNLELISTLLGPFMILFVTGAIWTAVCLLLISRWILPADCWFQLGLINYGMSTGTTATGFVLLRVVDPQLKTQAATDYALAAPLSAPFIGGGMITVALPLLVLERVPIAWPATIITGIVVALILTGRLWNRNKLESRL; from the coding sequence ATGACGGTTGCCTTTCTGTTCGTCGCCGTCCTGCTGCTGATGGGTGTGGTGCTGAGACAATCCCTCGGCGTGCTTCGCTGGCTCTTTATCCCCGCATCGGTTGTGGCCGGACTGATCGGACTGGTGGTCATTCAGGCGGCAAATGCCGTGGAGCTGCCCATGGCCAACCTCATCGCCAGGAACTTGGCTGAGACCCTCGCCAAGTGGCCGGGATTCCTGATCGCCATCGTGTTCGCTGGCATGCTGCTTGAAAGCACACCGGGCGACTCGCGGGGCTCGGCCCTGACGAATCGCTTCACCCGCGTGGGCAAACAAGGTCTAATGGTGTGGATCATCGTCTTGGGCGAAACCGCCGTCGGCCTGCTCGCAACGTGGCTGTTGGTGCAATCGTATTTCGACGTCCCAAACTCCTTCGGAATGCTGATCGAAACCGGGTTCGCCGGCGGCCACGGCACCGCGGCTGCGATGGGCCAAGTTTACCGGCATCCCTCAATCGACCTGCCCAGCGGCCAAGACCTCGGCGTGCTGATGGCAACCTTTGGACTGGTCTACGGTGTGGTCTCAGGAATCGGATGGATCAACCTCGGCGCACGACTGGGTTGGATTCAACGCACCGACTCGCAACGCAACGCGACAGGAACCCTGGATCGAGAAAGAATCCCGATTGGCATTCAACGTATCGATCGTGACACGATCGACCCGCTGCTATTGCAAGTCATCTGGCTCGCGTTGGCCTTTGGAATCGGACTTGCGTTGCAGTCATTGGTTAGCGCCGATGCGTCCTGGATCGATTCACAGTGGATTCAAGACACAGCGACAACCGACGACGCGGACAAACAACTCAACAACCGACTGACGTTCTCACACGTATTGAACTTTCCGTTGTTCATCTACACGCTGTTCGGCGGTCTGGCGGTTCGCAAGCTGCTGACGGTGACGGGACACGCCGACAAAATCGACAACGCCACGATCAATCGGTTGACGTCCACGGCGATGGAGATCCTCGTCGTCGCCGCAATCGCTTCACTGAACCTCGAGCTGATCTCAACCCTGCTGGGACCCTTCATGATCTTGTTCGTTACTGGTGCGATCTGGACAGCCGTCTGCCTGCTATTGATCTCGCGTTGGATCTTGCCCGCGGACTGCTGGTTCCAACTCGGCTTGATCAACTACGGCATGTCCACCGGCACCACCGCCACGGGCTTTGTATTGCTACGCGTGGTCGATCCGCAACTGAAGACGCAAGCGGCAACGGACTACGCGCTCGCCGCCCCGCTGTCCGCCCCCTTCATCGGCGGCGGCATGATCACCGTCGCACTTCCCTTGTTGGTTTTGGAACGCGTCCCAATCGCATGGCCCGCAACTATCATCACAGGGATCGTCGTAGCATTGATCCTCACCGGCCGCCTCTGGAATCGAAACAAGTTGGAGTCCAGGCTTTAG
- a CDS encoding alpha/beta hydrolase, with protein MKSRIFVASVSLVFVWFATNVRAESPAKMTLPLWLEGTPGVTVEQPGDGDTPQLLVTLVESESPTAAVVILPGGGYHGLAMSHEGHQIAEWFQSMGVSSAICTYRVRGKGNAGKGYGHPYPMMDAQHAIQTVRAKASEWNIDPDRIGVMGFSAGGHLCSTVSTKFLEGDKEATDPVARVSSRPNFSILCYPVIAFDKPYTHGGSQRNLLGEDAPAELVASLSNESQVSKETPPTFLFHTADDPVVAVDNAVEYFMACRRAGVPAEMHVFPKGRHGVGLAVGMKGLDQWPGLCEQWLVGLGVVKR; from the coding sequence ATGAAATCACGAATCTTTGTCGCATCTGTCTCATTGGTCTTTGTTTGGTTCGCCACGAACGTCCGTGCGGAGTCGCCGGCGAAGATGACGTTGCCGTTGTGGCTGGAGGGGACTCCCGGTGTGACCGTCGAACAGCCGGGTGATGGGGACACGCCGCAATTGTTGGTGACGTTGGTGGAGTCGGAATCGCCCACGGCGGCGGTGGTGATTTTGCCTGGTGGTGGTTATCACGGTCTGGCGATGTCGCACGAAGGGCATCAGATCGCCGAGTGGTTTCAGTCGATGGGCGTTTCGTCGGCCATTTGTACTTACCGCGTGCGTGGCAAAGGAAACGCGGGCAAGGGCTACGGGCATCCCTATCCGATGATGGACGCGCAGCACGCGATCCAAACGGTTCGCGCCAAAGCGAGTGAGTGGAACATCGACCCGGATCGAATCGGCGTGATGGGTTTTTCCGCCGGCGGTCACCTCTGCTCAACCGTTTCGACAAAGTTCCTTGAGGGCGACAAGGAAGCCACGGATCCGGTCGCCCGTGTTTCATCGCGTCCGAACTTCAGCATTCTGTGCTATCCGGTGATCGCGTTCGACAAACCCTACACGCACGGTGGCAGCCAGCGAAATCTGTTGGGTGAGGATGCGCCGGCCGAGTTGGTGGCCTCGTTGTCCAACGAGTCGCAGGTGAGCAAAGAGACGCCTCCGACGTTTTTGTTTCACACGGCGGACGATCCTGTTGTGGCGGTTGACAATGCGGTTGAGTATTTCATGGCATGCCGTCGCGCGGGTGTGCCCGCGGAGATGCACGTGTTTCCCAAAGGCCGGCACGGTGTGGGATTGGCCGTTGGGATGAAGGGTTTGGATCAGTGGCCGGGACTGTGTGAACAGTGGTTGGTCGGGTTGGGTGTTGTGAAGCGTTGA
- a CDS encoding acyl-CoA thioesterase codes for MRQHTIEHRVRYDECDPMGFVHHSIYLQYFEMGRTELLRAVGGRYREMEEAGQLVVVVRVDCRYRMPAKYDDLVQIHTEIKTISEAKIVHHYRVTRGEETLVTADVTMGMIDREGNLQRIPEGLIKLF; via the coding sequence ATGCGACAACACACGATTGAGCACCGCGTACGTTACGACGAGTGCGACCCGATGGGTTTCGTGCATCATTCGATTTACCTGCAGTACTTTGAGATGGGCAGGACCGAGTTGTTGCGAGCTGTCGGTGGGCGTTACCGTGAGATGGAGGAGGCGGGGCAATTGGTCGTCGTTGTCCGAGTGGACTGTCGCTATCGGATGCCAGCGAAATACGACGATCTGGTTCAAATTCACACGGAGATCAAAACAATTTCGGAAGCCAAGATTGTTCATCACTATCGAGTGACCCGCGGCGAAGAAACGTTGGTGACGGCGGACGTGACGATGGGGATGATCGATCGCGAGGGGAATTTGCAACGGATACCGGAGGGTTTGATCAAGCTATTCTAG
- a CDS encoding DUF1501 domain-containing protein, with translation MNESHDPFAALSRRQLLQSTSLGTLAMYGLLADSRGADAAESGGTAGGAAGAIDTSPLAEKPPHFPARVKRIIHLFANGGPSQMDTFDPKPELNRLDGKPLPDSVLSQLQDTQRKRAGSIFGSPFQFKRYGESGLEISELFSKVAEHADDLCVIRSMQGEIANHTPGLLLTNCGHSTLPRPSMGSWLLYGLGSESDELPGFITLCPKGLPTAQTLNWTSAFLPGVYQGTPIDTESSGKQIVPNLTRSDIRPGSQRAQVALTQFLNRRHQLMNPGDERLESRIQSMELAFRMQTAGTDAFDLSQESAETRQMYGNTIVGRNLLTARRLAERGVRYVQCYHGAGQPWDNHGSLVKNITRLAGESDQPIAALLQDLKQRGMFNDTLVIWGGEMGRTPTIQQVKDPSKYGRDHHIDGYTIWLAGGGFRGGMTYGATDELAMQVVENKVPIHDLHATILHQMGLDHKRLTYRYSGRDFRLTDVHGRVIKEILS, from the coding sequence ATGAACGAGTCACATGATCCCTTCGCTGCCTTGTCGCGGCGTCAGTTGTTGCAGTCGACCAGTTTGGGGACGCTGGCAATGTACGGTCTGCTGGCCGATTCGCGGGGTGCGGATGCTGCGGAGTCCGGCGGTACAGCGGGCGGTGCAGCGGGCGCGATAGACACGTCTCCGTTGGCCGAGAAACCGCCCCACTTCCCCGCTCGCGTCAAGCGGATCATTCATCTCTTTGCCAACGGCGGTCCGTCCCAGATGGACACGTTTGATCCCAAGCCTGAGCTGAACCGACTGGACGGAAAGCCGTTGCCCGATTCGGTGTTGTCGCAGTTGCAAGACACGCAGCGCAAACGTGCCGGTTCGATTTTCGGGTCACCGTTTCAGTTCAAGCGATACGGCGAGAGCGGTTTGGAAATCAGTGAGTTGTTTTCCAAAGTCGCCGAGCACGCCGATGACTTGTGCGTGATTCGATCGATGCAGGGTGAGATCGCCAATCACACGCCCGGATTGTTGTTGACCAACTGTGGTCACTCGACGTTGCCCCGGCCGAGCATGGGGTCTTGGTTGTTGTACGGATTGGGCAGCGAGAGTGATGAGTTGCCCGGATTCATCACTTTGTGTCCCAAGGGATTGCCGACGGCGCAGACGTTGAACTGGACCAGTGCGTTTTTGCCGGGAGTGTATCAGGGCACACCGATTGATACCGAGAGCAGCGGCAAGCAGATCGTTCCGAATCTGACGCGGTCGGACATTCGCCCGGGCAGTCAGCGGGCACAGGTCGCGTTGACGCAGTTTTTGAACCGTCGTCATCAGTTGATGAATCCGGGTGACGAGCGATTGGAGAGCCGGATCCAGTCGATGGAGCTTGCGTTTCGCATGCAGACTGCGGGGACCGACGCGTTCGATTTGTCACAGGAGTCGGCTGAAACGCGGCAGATGTACGGCAACACGATCGTGGGACGTAACCTATTGACCGCACGACGATTGGCCGAGCGTGGCGTGCGTTACGTTCAGTGTTATCACGGGGCCGGACAGCCTTGGGACAATCATGGTTCGTTGGTAAAAAACATCACACGATTGGCGGGCGAGTCGGATCAGCCGATCGCGGCGTTGTTGCAGGATCTAAAGCAGCGTGGGATGTTCAACGACACGTTGGTGATTTGGGGTGGAGAGATGGGACGTACACCGACGATCCAGCAAGTGAAGGATCCGAGCAAGTACGGTCGAGATCACCACATCGATGGCTACACGATCTGGCTGGCCGGCGGCGGATTCCGCGGCGGGATGACCTACGGGGCCACGGACGAATTGGCGATGCAGGTGGTGGAGAACAAGGTGCCCATTCATGACTTGCACGCCACGATTTTGCATCAGATGGGGTTGGATCACAAACGACTGACGTATCGCTACTCTGGTCGCGATTTTCGATTGACCGATGTACACGGGCGGGTGATCAAAGAGATTTTGTCGTAG
- a CDS encoding PSD1 and planctomycete cytochrome C domain-containing protein, whose protein sequence is MLRSFLGFLPTRLACLVIFLCWFDSTQSWAGEMGGVEFFESKVRPLLVRHCYECHSEEHQEQQGGLLLDRASGWLGGGDTGKAVIPGEADASLLVRAVRYDDSDLQMPPDGKLSDEEIKVLEQWISGGAIGPAEDMGDTEFSQLGDQEVLFDRAKEHWAFRPPRDTVPPVASNKKWNESTIDRFVFAKLKDHGITPSPIADTRTLCRRLHFDLIGLPPSSAQITEFQAAFEQNADSAIADTITRLMQDPCYGQHMSRMWLDVVRYADTDSTYRPDTKTPHYFPFAFTYRDYVVDSFNADKPYDRFLVEQFAADELGYGDGDREIAALGFFGVGPYANRSQAESLDDWIDLTTRGLMGLTVACARCHDHKYEPVPTVDYYSLRGVFASLDRIHPLDEEKQPAVDGYRASEEETADYKKQLAKIMKQIDAAGGKKAKGNNRSIAEKIRETDLAQLWAFHPGAPAHAMVVRDKQSRPRSFVFVRGDGASRGEPAPSRFLKILDSEQEVFGEEASLRMQLAQRIADPDNPLTARVIVNRVWGSLMGAYLVATPSDFGLQGTAPTHPELLDHLAIDFVEHGWSIKYLVRQIVSSQTYLQRSRHRDDAAAEDRENHLLWRANRKRLSIEELRDSLLQVAQQLDSTVGGRPGPLWEGDYTRRRSIYGFINRFNLDPTLGAFDFPSPMQSQSRRGESVVAPQALFTMNAGFVVDQAKAVTQTKRFLDCATDAERISCLFDVVLQRQPAENEITKVERLLEFQARFTDKPSRFDESPWPMVVQALMMSNEFQYFD, encoded by the coding sequence GTGTTGCGATCTTTTCTTGGGTTCCTTCCGACGCGGCTTGCCTGCCTTGTGATCTTTCTTTGTTGGTTTGACTCCACGCAGTCTTGGGCGGGCGAGATGGGTGGTGTTGAGTTCTTTGAAAGTAAGGTTCGGCCGCTGTTGGTTCGGCACTGCTATGAGTGCCACAGCGAAGAACATCAGGAGCAACAAGGTGGGTTGTTGTTGGATCGTGCATCGGGTTGGCTGGGCGGCGGCGACACGGGCAAAGCGGTGATTCCGGGTGAAGCGGATGCGTCGTTGTTGGTTCGTGCGGTTCGCTATGACGACAGCGACTTGCAGATGCCGCCCGACGGCAAGTTGAGTGACGAAGAGATCAAAGTACTGGAGCAATGGATCTCCGGTGGAGCGATCGGACCTGCGGAGGACATGGGCGACACCGAGTTTTCTCAGTTGGGTGATCAAGAGGTCTTGTTCGATCGGGCCAAGGAGCATTGGGCGTTTCGACCGCCTCGTGACACGGTGCCGCCGGTTGCCAGTAACAAGAAATGGAATGAGTCAACGATTGATCGGTTTGTCTTTGCAAAATTGAAAGATCACGGCATCACGCCTTCGCCGATTGCCGATACCAGGACTTTGTGCCGACGTTTGCACTTCGATTTGATTGGGTTGCCGCCGTCGTCGGCGCAGATCACCGAGTTCCAAGCAGCCTTTGAGCAGAATGCGGATTCAGCGATTGCCGACACGATCACTCGATTGATGCAAGATCCATGTTACGGTCAGCACATGTCGCGGATGTGGCTGGATGTGGTTCGCTATGCGGATACCGACAGCACGTATCGTCCCGACACCAAGACCCCGCACTACTTTCCCTTTGCGTTCACGTATCGTGACTACGTGGTCGATTCGTTCAACGCCGACAAACCGTATGATCGATTCTTGGTGGAGCAGTTTGCGGCGGATGAGTTAGGGTACGGTGATGGAGATCGAGAGATCGCTGCCCTGGGTTTCTTTGGCGTCGGTCCGTATGCGAATCGTTCGCAGGCAGAGTCGCTGGATGATTGGATTGATCTGACGACGCGAGGGCTGATGGGGCTGACGGTGGCATGTGCGCGGTGTCACGATCACAAGTACGAGCCGGTGCCGACAGTTGACTACTACTCGTTGCGGGGAGTTTTCGCTTCGCTGGATCGCATTCATCCTTTGGACGAAGAAAAACAGCCAGCGGTGGATGGTTATCGTGCTAGCGAGGAAGAAACCGCCGACTACAAGAAGCAGCTTGCCAAGATCATGAAGCAGATCGATGCGGCGGGTGGCAAGAAAGCGAAGGGGAACAATCGATCGATCGCGGAGAAGATTCGCGAGACCGATTTGGCTCAGTTGTGGGCCTTTCATCCCGGAGCGCCTGCGCACGCGATGGTGGTCCGTGACAAGCAGAGTCGGCCGCGATCATTTGTATTTGTGCGTGGCGATGGAGCCTCGCGAGGTGAGCCTGCGCCGAGTCGGTTCTTGAAGATTTTGGATTCCGAACAAGAGGTGTTTGGCGAAGAAGCCAGTTTGCGGATGCAGTTGGCTCAGCGTATCGCCGATCCTGACAATCCGTTGACGGCGCGTGTGATCGTCAATCGCGTTTGGGGATCGCTGATGGGGGCGTACCTTGTTGCCACTCCATCGGACTTCGGATTGCAAGGTACAGCGCCGACCCATCCTGAGCTGCTGGATCATTTAGCGATTGATTTTGTCGAGCACGGATGGTCGATCAAGTATCTGGTTCGGCAGATCGTCAGCAGCCAGACTTATTTGCAGCGTAGTCGGCATCGGGACGATGCGGCGGCGGAGGACCGGGAGAATCATTTGCTGTGGCGGGCCAATCGCAAACGGTTGTCGATCGAAGAACTTCGTGACAGCTTGCTGCAGGTTGCACAGCAGTTGGACTCAACGGTGGGAGGTCGACCGGGGCCGCTTTGGGAGGGTGACTACACTCGGCGGCGTTCGATTTACGGGTTCATCAATCGGTTCAATTTGGATCCGACACTTGGTGCGTTTGATTTTCCCAGTCCGATGCAGTCGCAGTCGCGGCGTGGCGAAAGCGTGGTGGCTCCGCAAGCCTTGTTCACAATGAATGCAGGTTTCGTGGTGGATCAAGCCAAGGCGGTGACGCAGACGAAACGTTTTCTAGATTGCGCAACGGACGCGGAAAGGATCTCGTGTTTGTTTGATGTGGTGTTGCAACGACAGCCGGCGGAGAATGAGATCACCAAGGTGGAGCGTTTGCTGGAGTTTCAAGCGAGGTTCACGGACAAGCCGTCTCGATTCGACGAGTCTCCTTGGCCGATGGTCGTACAAGCGTTGATGATGTCGAATGAGTTCCAATACTTTGATTGA